The Salmo trutta chromosome 6, fSalTru1.1, whole genome shotgun sequence genome has a window encoding:
- the LOC115195551 gene encoding regulator of MON1-CCZ1 complex — translation MSEEHYLELCENPVQFENTSSVNNVFFDEANKQVFAVRSGGATGVVVKGPDDKNSVAFRMDDKGEVKCIKFSIGNKILAVQRTPKSVDFISFIPDYPHWECSQECKMKNASILGFCWTNWNEIVFITDQGIEFYQVLPDKRSLKLLKSQSVNVNWYMYCPETAVILLSTTAQGNVLQPFAFKSGTMSKMPKFEIELPVVPKPAKLNLTERDIAVATIYGQLYVMYLKHHSRTTDSPCAEVVLYQLPREGSCKKTNVLKLNTTGKFALNVVDNLVVVHHQSSQTSIIFDIKLREPDCALNVHQPVLPGRSIHPYRIPLTGPAAVPTHPPVPCELYSSSWSVFQPDIIISASEGYLWYLQVKLPPTVNLLQDKGKLMDFLLRRRDCKMVILSVCAQMLNGGDKGGLPVVATVFDKLNQVYKEYLEAEQTYTVATESGTSRGSSARERPVRTRAVIDQSDMYTHVLSSFSEKKDTSHKFIIAVLMEYIRSLNQVQITVQHYLYELVIKMLVQHNLFYMLHQFLQYHVLSDSKPLACLLLSLESTYPPAHQLSLDMLKRLSTANDEIVEVLLSRQQVLGALRFIRSVGGHDNISARKFLDVARQTADQMLFYTIFRFFEQRNLRLRGSPSFNPGEHCEEHVVYFKQVFGEQALMKQVTV, via the exons ATGAGTGAGGAACACTACCTCGAACTTTGTGAAAACCCTGTGCAATTTGAAAATACGTCAAGCGTCAACAATGTGTTTTTCGACGAAGCGAATAAACAG GTGTTTGCAGTGCGATCAGGGGGTGCCACTGGGGTTGTGGTTAAAGGACCAGATGACAAAAACTCAGTTGCCTTCAG AATGGATGACAAAGGAGAGGTGAAGTGCATTAAGTTTTCGATCGGAAATAAGATTTTGGCTGTCCAGAGAACACCAAAATCTGTG GATTTCATAAGCTTCATACCGGATTATCCGCATTGGGAATGCTCCCAGGAATGTAAG ATGAAGAATGCCAGTATTTTGGGCTTCTGTTGGACCAACTGGAATGAAATTGTTTTCATCACTGACCAGGGAATTGAGTTCTACCAG GTGCTTCCTGACAAACGCAGCCTGAAGCTGCTGAAGAGTCAGAGCGTCAATGTGAACTGGTACATGTACTGTCCTGAGACTGCAGTCATCCTGCTCTCTACCACTGCCCAGGGCAACGTGCTGCAGCCGTTTGCCTTCAAA AGTGGGACCATGTCTAAAATGCCCAAGTTTGAGATCGAGCTTCCAGTGGTTCCCAAGCCAGCCAAGCTCAATCTGACAGAGAGGGACATTGCTGTGGCCACCAT TTACGGTCAGCTGTATGTAATGTATCTGAAGCATCACTCCAGAACTACTGACAGTCCCTGTGCTGAGGTGGTCCTCTATCAGCTACCCAG GGAGGGATCCTGTAAAAAGACCAACGTGTTAAAACTCAACACCACAGGGAAGTTTGCCCTCAACGTGGTGGATAACCTGGTTGTTGTGCATCATCAGAGCTCTCAG ACCTCCATTATATTTGACATCAAGCTGCGGGAGCCTGACTGTGCCCTTAACGTCCACCAGCCTGTGTTGCCTGGTCGCTCCATCCACCCCTACAGGATTCCCCTAACAG GTCCTGCTGCTGTACCCACCCACCCTCCGGTGCCTTGTGAGCTCT ACTCCTCATCTTGGAGCGTCTTTCAACCCGATATCATCATCAGTGCAAGCGAAG GGTATCTGTGGTATCTGCAGGTGAAGCTGCCGCCGACCGTCAACCTCCTGCAGGACAAGGGCAAGCTGATGGACTTCCTCCTGCGCAGACGAGACTGCAAGATGGTAATCTTGTCCGTGTGCGCACAAA TGCTCAACGGGGGAGATAAGGGGGGCTTACCAGTGGTGGCCACAGTGTTTGACAAACTCAACCAAGTTTACAAAGAGTACTTGGAGGCAGAGCAGACCTACACTGTG GCTACGGAGTCTGGTACCAGCCGAGGCAGCTCTGCTCGGGAGAGGCCCGTCCGGACGCGGGCGGTTATCGATCAGTCAGACATGTACACCCACGTCCTGTCCTCCTTCTCTGAGAAAAAG GACACGTCTCACAAGTTTATCATTGCTGTGCTGATGGAGTACATTCGCTCACTCAACCAGGTCCAGATCACCGTGCAG CATTACCTGTATGAGCTGGTCATTAAGATGTTGGTTCAGCACAACCTCTTCTACATGCTCCATCAGTTCCTCCAGTACCACGTCCTCAGCGACTCCAAGCCACTG GCCTGTTTGCTGCTGTCTCTAGAAAGCACATACCCCCCTGCACACCAGCTCTCCCTGGATATGTTGAAG agactgTCCACAGCCAATGATGAGATCGTGGAGGTGCTCCTGTCCAGACAGCAGGTGCTGGGTGCGCTGCGCTTCATCCGCAGCGTGGGTGGCCACGACAACATCTCCGCCCGCAAGTTCCTGGACGTGGCACGCCAGACGGCCGACCAGATGCTCTTCTACACCATCTTCCGGTTCTTTGAGCAGAGGAACCTGCgtctgagaggcagccccagcTTCAACCCAG GTGAGCACTGTGAGGAGCATGTGGTATACTTCAAGCAAGTTTTCGGGGAGCAGGCACTCATGAAGCAAGTAACAGTTTGA
- the LOC115195552 gene encoding serine/threonine-protein kinase RIO3: MDQIAITAEVPKSPWGATTTKVVCPCSFTDVMSEQLAKQLDDESHYFPDFSNVSAALDAGEERETDSDLMLAQMLQMQFDKEFDTQLRTEEKKFNGDSKLSISFENYRMVHPYEASCSSEDEVDWQDSCDDPYKADKPTTTPRRGFTGKGKNITTKHDEVVCGRKNTARMDNFAPEINVGDGLGMDLKLSNQVYNSLKQHCYAEQRRSARLHEKKEHSTAEQAVDPRTRLLMYKMVNAGILENINGCISTGKESVVFHANGGSMEKNAVPDECVLKVFKTTLNEFKNRDKYIKDDYRFIDRFSKLNPRTIIRLWAEKEMHNLARMKKAGIPCPEVVVLKKHILVMSFIGKDHVPAPKLKEAMLGSEDMKRAYYQVVHMMQQLYQECNLVHADLSEYNMLWHEGKVWLIDVSQSIEPNHPHSHEFLFRDCRNVATFFQKGGVSEAMNMYELFNVVSGLQLSGDSEAEFLAQIEALEKMNEDHVQRRGKKMYTFSDGGPPLLHDEDD; the protein is encoded by the exons ATGGATCAAATAGCGATCACTGCAGAAGTACCAAAG AGTCCATGGGGCGCCACCACAACCAAGGTGGTGTGTCCCTGCTCCTTCACTGATGTCATGAGTGAGCAGCTGGCCAAGCAACTGGATGATGAAAGTCATTATTTCCCTGATTTCTCAAA TGTCAGCGCTGCTCTGGATGCCGGTgaggagcgagagacagacagtgatctGATGCTGGCTCAGATGCTGCAGATGCAGTTTGACAAGGAGTTTGACACCCAGCTACGCACAGAAGAAAAGAAGTTTAATGGGGATAGCAAAC TATCCATCTCCTTTGAGAACTATCGCATGGTGCACCCTTACGAGGCCAGCTGCAGCTCCGAGGATGAAGTTGATTGGCAAGATAGTTGTGACGACCCCTACAAAGCTG ACAAGCCCACGACAACTCCGAGGAGAGGCTTTACTGGGAAAGGCAAGAACATCACTACTAAGCACGATGAGGTTGTGTGTGGCAGGAAGAATACTGCACGCATGGACAAT TTTGCCCCAGAGATCAATGTGGGAGATGGGCTTGGCATGGACCTGAAGCTCTCCAACCAGGTGTACAACTCCCTTAAGCAACACTGCTACGCCGAGCAGCGTCGCAGTGCACGGCTGCATGAGAAGAAGGAGCACTCCACTGCT GAACAAGCAGTGGACCCAAGGACCCGTCTGCTCATGTACAAAATGGTGAACGCAGGCATTTTGGAGAACATCAACGGCTGCATCAGCACTGGAAAGGAGTCTGTGGTGTTCCACGCAAATGGGGGAAG CATGGAGAAGAATGCTGTCCCAGATGAGTGTGTGCTCAAGGTCTtcaagaccacactcaacgagttCAAGAACCGTGACAAGTACATCAAGGATGACTACCGCTTCATAGACCGCTTCAGCAAGCTGAACCCCCGCACGATCATCCGCCTGTGGGCTGAGAAGGAGATGCACAACCTGGCTCG TATGAAGAAAGCTGGCATCCCATGCCCCGAGGTGGTGGTTCTGAAGAAGCACATCCTTGTGATGTCGTTCATCGGCAAGGACCATGTGCCGGCTCCCAAACTGAAGGAGGCCATGTTGGGCTCTGAGGACATGAAGAGGGCCTATTACCAAGTGGTTCAT ATGATGCAACAGTTGTATCAGGAGTGTAACCTCGTCCACGCTGACCTGAGTGAATACAACATGCTGTGGCATGAGGGCAAG GTTTGGCTGATTGACGTGAGTCAGTCCATCGAGCCTAATCACCCTCACAGCCATGAGTTCCTGTTCAGGGACTGCAGGAACGTGGCTACG TTCTTCCAGAAGGGCGGGGTGTCTGAGGCCATGAACATGTACGAGCTCTTCAACGTCGTGTCTGGGCTGCAGCTCAGTGGTGACAGTGAGGCAGAGTTCCTTGCCCAG ATCGAGGCACTGGAGAAGATGAATGAGGACCACGTGCAGAGAAGGGGCAAGAAAATGTACACCTTCAGCGACGGAGGACCTCCCCTATTACACGACGAGGATGATTAA